A window of Methylocaldum szegediense genomic DNA:
CCTAGGTGAACACGCACAAGCGGTGCAGGATGCGCTCGCGGCCGGCGATCTCGTAGAGGCGCGGCGTAGGGTAGGGTACATGGTGAGCCGCGATACTGGTGACATGAATGCGGGGGATGTCGCGCGCGCAGCCGTCGAGTCGGTGCTGGAGAACGGTAACGACGCCGTGTTTGGCACGCTGTTCTGGTTCATGGTGGCGGGCGCCCCCGGCGCGGTCCTGTACCGGCTGGCAAATACCTTGGACGCGATGTGGGGTTATAAGAGCGAACGATTTTTTCATTTCGGCTGGGCGGCAGCCCGGCTGGACGACGTGCTGAATTACGTTCCCGCGCGACTCACCGCGCTCACTTACGTGGTCCTGGGCAATGCCAGGACCGCTTGGTCGTGCTGGTGCAGCCAGGCGGGAGGCTGGGAAAGCCCGAACGCCGGGCCGGTCATGGCCGCAGGTGCCGGTGCCTTGCGGCTTTCGCTCGGCGGCCCGGCGCGCTACCGAGGCGAGTGGCACGCGCGTCCGGCCTTGGGATTGGGGCCACGGCCTGGTGACGAAGATATTGCGCGCGCGGTAGCCCTGGTGCGGCGGGGGGGCTGGCTATGGCTGGCGTTATGGTTTGCGGGAGGGGTGCTCGATGCTTGAACACGGTGGCCGTTTGCGGATCGCGGCGAAACGCTACGAAATTCCTCTGACCGACTGGTTGGATCTATCAACCGGCATCAATCCTGGCGGATGGCCCGTGCCCGCCCTACCAGCGGAAGTCTGGGCGCGCCTTCCGGAAGACGGAGACGGTCTCGAAAACGCCGCTGCCTCGTATTACGGTTGCGACAGGCTTCTGCCGGTTGCGGGCTCTCAGGCGGCGATACAAGCGTTGCCGACGCTGCTGCCTGCGCGACAGGTAGGCATCATCCGGCCGGGTTACGCCGAGCATGCCCACGCCTGGCGGCGTGCCGGCCACAAAGTGATCGGGGTCGCGCCTGAAGTTCTGGCTCGCGGTCCCGGTCCCGTGCCATGGGACGTTCTAGTGGCGATCAACCCCAATAATCCCACCGGACATCGTTTCGCTCCAGAGGTGTTGCTCGCATGGCATGAACGCTTGGCCGAGCGCGGCGGCTGGCTGGTGGTGGACGAAGCCTACATGGACCCCACGCCGGAATTCAGTCTCGCCCCCTACTGTCCGCGTCCCGGGCTGATCGTGCTGCGTTCGCTCGGGAAATTTTTCGGACTGGCCGGCGCGCGGGTCGGCTTCCTTCTGGCGGAACCGGATCTGCTCGAACGCTTGGCGGCACTGCTCGGGCCTTGGACCGTACCTGGACCATCGCGTTGGGTGGCGCGGGAAGCGCTGAGCGATCTCCGCTGGCAAGAAGCTGCCCGGGAGTCACTGCCCGAGGCGAGCCGCCGCTTGGCGGAACTGCTGGCGGACGCTGGCCTCCAGCCGGCCGGCGGCTGCGCCTTGTTTCAGTGGTGTTCCGGCGCGAAGGCGGCGCAAAGACACGAAGCACTGGCTCGACAAGGCATTCTAACCCGGCGTTTCGCCGATCCTCCCGGCCTGCGTTTGGGGCTGCCGGGGAGCGACGCGGCCTGGGAGCGATTGGCAACCGCCTTGCGAGCGTGATGGGCGAAATGCACGGGGAAACAAGCCGACGGGGAGCTTTCGTCGACAGGGCCGTACCTCCCACGCTGGGGCGACATGGTTACGATGGTCGCTCTTGGCCGTGTTTGATTTGGCGCATGGACGGCGGACGCTTGGCGATTTCCTCGGCGGTGTCCGGAGGGGGGCTCGGGATCGTGGAGTGGATACTGAATGCGCAGGTGCCGTCGGATTACCGCCGTACCGATCCCGCCGCCCATGTCGCCGAGATCGCCGCTGCCTGTGGGCTAGCCCGAACCGGTGCGGGACTCCTCACCGCCTGCGATGTGCGCGGCTATCGGCGAGCGAGCGATGGCGGGGTCGTCGCCGATGCTACGGTGGGCATCGGCCAGCCGATCTGGGCCGCAGACGATGCGCCATCGCGTGACTACCGGCCGGGCACCATCAATCTAGTGGTTCAAATACCGGTTCGCTTGAGCGAAGCGGCCTTGGTCAATGCGGTCGCCACGGCGACGGAAGCGAAGACCCAGGCACTGTGGCGGGCCGGCGTGTCCGGGACCGGAACGGCCACCGACGCGGTCTGCGTGCTCTGTCCACAGGACGGCCGAGCCGAACCTTTCGCAGGACCACGCTCGGTGTGGGGTGCCAGGCTGGCGCGCGCGGTATACGCGGCCGTGTCGGAGGGGCTCGGAGCGGGCGAATGACCGCACGCACGCTGATGGTGCAAGGCACGACATCCGACGCCGGCAAGAGCACGCTGGTGACGGCACTATGCCGTTTATTGGCGAGGAGAGGCGTAAAAGTGGCGCCGTTCAAGCCTCAGAACATGGCGTTGAACAGTGCGGTGACCGAAGACGGCGGGGAGATCGGCCGGGCTCAGGCGGTACAAGCCCGCGCGGCGGGACTGCCACCCCACACCGATATGAACCCGGTACTGCTGAAACCGAATACCGACACGGGCGCCCAAGTCATCGTCCAAGGCAAGGCCATCGGTAATCTGAACGCCCGTGAGTACCATGACTACAAGCGCATCGTGCGCCGCGCCGTGCTGGAGTCCTATGAGCGCCTCGCCGCCCGTTTCGATGCCATCGTCGTAGAAGGCGCGGGGTCGCCGGCGGAAATCAATTTGCGCGAAGGCGACATCGCTAACATGGGCTTCGCCGAAGCGGTGGACTGCCCGGTCGTCCTGATCGCCGACATCGACCGAGGCGGTGTGTTCGCCCATTTGGTCGGCACCCTCGCCCTGTTGTCCGAAAGCGAGCGGGCGCGGGTGATAGGCTTCGTCATCAACCGTTTCCGCGGCGACATCGCCCTGCTGCAGTCAGGGTTAGATTGGCTGGAAAGGGAAACCGGTAAGCCGGTTTTGGGCGTGTTGCCTTATCTTCACGGCTTGCACCTGGAGGCGGAGGACGCCTTGCCCTCATCCGGAGGGAGAGGGTTTACTTCCGGTGAAATAAGGAACGAGAACGAAAAGTTGCGGGTCGTGGTGCCGGTCACGCCGCGTATCAGCAATCACACCGATTTCGATCCCTTGCGTCTCCATCCGCAGGTCGAGTTCCACTTCGTGTATCCCGGCGAGACGCCGCCTCCCGCGGACCTCGTCATTCTCCCCGGTTCCAAAAGCGTGCGTGCCGATCTTGCTTTTTTGCGGGCGAACGGCTGGGAAGCTTATCTTCTGCGTCATCTCCGCTATGGCGGTAAACTGATCGGCATTTGCGGAGGTTTTCAGATGTTGGGACGAGAGATTCACGATTCTGCTGGTCTAGAAGGCAAAGCAGGCACGTCTTCGGGTTTCGGTTGGCTGGACATGGTCACGGTGTTGGAACCTGAAAAACAGCTCCGTAATGTTCGTGGGCGGCTGGTATTGGACGACGCGCCGGTCACGGGTTACGAAATTCACTCGGGTTTGACGGAAGGACCTGCGCTGGTCCGTCCTTTTGTTCGGCTCGAGGACCGCAACGACGGTGCGTGCTCGGCAGACGGGCAAATCATGGGGACCTATCTGCACGGACTCTTCGAGTCGAGCGCGGCGACCGATGCCATTCTTCGCTGGGCTGGGCTGACCGAACCGGAAACGCCGGATTACGTGGCGACCCGTGAAGCCGAAATCGACCGTCTGGCGGATGCCGTGGCCGCCCATCTGGACATGCCGGCCATCGAACGCTTGTTAGGGATCGCCCCTCGAGAAGCCTGCGCATGAAAGAACTGATTTTAGGCGGAGTCCGCTCGGGCAAGAGCCGATTGGCGGAACGAAGAGCCTTGGATAGTGATCTCGCCGTGACCTATATCGCGACGGCGCGAGTCAGGGATGAGGGTATGCGCAGGCGGGTGGAAGAACATCGGCGGCGGCGACCGTCCGATTGGGACCTGGTGGAGGAGCCGCTGGAACTCGCTGCAGCTTTGCGCGCTCGCGCGGATGAAAAGCGCTGCCTGATTGTCGATTGTCTCACCCTCTGGCTGACCCAGCTCTTGTGCGAGACCGACTCGACAAGGCTCGCGCGTGAGCGGGAGGCATTGATCGAAGCGCTGCCCCACCTTCCCGGCCACATCATTCTGATCGGCAACGAAACCAACATGGGCGTGCTGCCAGCAGGGGAACTCAGCCGCCGCTATTGCGACGAAGCCGGGCTTTTGCATCAAGCCTTGGCCGAGGTCTGCGACCGGGTGATTCTGACCGTGGCCGGGCTTCCGTGGGTGTTGAAAGGGGAAAAACTGTGAACTCTGATCTTGCGTGGCTGAAGGAGCCGGTAGCGCGTCCGGATGAAAACGCGGCGCGCCTTGCGGCGGAACGGCAGGCGATGCTGATCAAACCGCCGGGCGCGCTGGGACGGCTGGAAGCGCTGGCGATCCGGCTCGCCGCCTGGCAAAGAACGCCGAAACCTACCGCCGACCGGGTGCGAATCGTTGTGTTCGCCGGCGATCATGGCGTGACAGAGGAGGGCGTATCCGCTTTTCCCCAGTCGGTCACGGCGGCCATGGTGAACCAGTTCGCCCGAGGCGGTGCAGCGATCAGCGTGCTCGCTCGGACGCTGGGTGCGGAGCTGGAAGTGATCAACTTAGGTACGGTCGAGGAGACCGGTTCCGTACCCGGCGTGCTCGATCTCAGACTCGGACTCGGCACGGCCAATTTCCTGCGCGGGCCGGCCATGACCGAACGCCAATTGGCAGAGGCTCTCCGCGCGGGGCGTGACGCCGCAGCGCGGGCCAGTTCAGCCGGGATCCGAATCTTTATCGGCGGCGAGATGGGGATAGGCAATACCACGGCCGCCGCGGCGCTAGGCGCGGCTCTGTTGGGCGAGACGCCGGAAGCCCTGGCGGGACCCGGAGCCGGTTTGGACACGGAAGGCGTCCGGCGCAAGGCCGAGATCATTCGCCGGGCGCTAGATCGGCATGGCTCGTACTTGGCCGATCCACTCGAAGTCTTGCGTCGGCTCGGCGGTTTCGAAATCGCCGCTCTCGCCGGGGCTTTCGTCACCTGTGCGCAACGAGGTCTGCCGGTCCTTGTGGACGGGTTCATCTGCACGGCGGCGGCTCTAGCGGCGGAACGGCTATGTCCGCGAGTCTCCGGCTGGTTCCTTTACGCCCACGCCTCGGCGGAACCGGGGCATGCACGCATGCTGGCGGCGCTCGACGGGAAGCCTTTGCTCGATTTGGGCATGCGCCTTGGCGAAGGCAGCGGAGCCGCTGTTGCGCTGCCTTTGCTGAGATTGGTCTGTACCCTGCACGCCGGCATGGCGACTTTCGAAGAGGCGGGGATTGCAGGCAAGTCATCATGAGCGAAAAGCGTGTCCGTATCGATCTGCTGCGTCATGGCGAAACCGTAGGCGGTACCCGGTTTCGCGGCAGCCTGGACGATCCGCTTACGGAAGAGGGGTTCCGGCAGATGGAGCACGCCGTGGCTGAACGCGGGCCTTGGGATACGATCGTCACCTCGCCTTTGTCGCGCTGCGCCGTATTTGCCGAAAGCCTGGCCCAGCGACTGAGCATCCCCCTGCAAGTCGACGAACGGCTAAAGGAAATCCATTTCGGTGACTGGGAGGGGCTCACCTATGCCGAGGTGATGGCCACGGCGCCGCTCGCGCTGACCCGTTTCATGGACGATCCCCTGCGGTATCCGCCGCCTGGTGGAGAGTCATTGGAAGCGTTTCGCGGGCGTATCCTAGCTGCGCTGCAGGACCACTTGGAGTCGATCAATCTGGGGCGTCGGCTGTTGTTCGTCACTCACGGCGGCGTGATCCGAGTGTTGCTCTGCCGTGCCCGGAACTGGCCGTTTTCTCGATTGTTCGAGTTCGACGTGCCGCATGCTTCGTTCTTTCGCCTCTGCGGGAACGGACAGCATTGCGAGGAGCTGCCTCCGTGAGCGGGCTCAGGCCCTTTTTGATTGCTCTACAGTTCCTGACCCGACTGCCGGTTCGTCTGGAATCGCCGCCGGATGGGGCGGCGTTGGGCCGGTCGCTGCTGTTTTATCCCCTTGTCGGCTTGGGGTTGGGGCTGACGCTTGCGATGCTGGCCGAGCTTTTGGCCGAGACCGGGGGCTGGCTGCCGGCGGCCATCGTGCTGACAGTCTGGGTGGTTTTGACCGGAGCCCTGCATCTGGACGGACTCGCGGATAGCGCCGACGCCTGGGTAGGGGGATTGGGTGACCAGGAGCGCACCCTCGCCATCATGAAAGATCCACGCAGCGGCCCAGTCGCCGTCGTCGTGGTAGTGCTGGTGCTGCTTCTCAAAATCGCCGCGCTGGAACAGGTGATTGCCCGGCAGGACTGGACCGCGCTCGTACTCGCGCCGGTGCTGGGCCGTGCCGCGCCGCTGCTGCTGTTCCTAACCATGCCCTATGTACGTCCCGGCGGTCTCGGCTCCGAGCTGGCCCGGCATTTGCCGTGCCGAGGTGGTATAGCCGTTCTGTCCGCAACCTTTGCCGGCACTCTGGCCGCTGCGGGTATACGTGGCTTTTGGCCTCTCCTCGCGACCGCTGCTCTGTTTTTCTGGCTACGGTTGTCCATGATCCGGCGTATCGGCGGAACCACGGGGGACACCGCGGGCGCAACGATCGAGCTTATCGAGTGCGCGGTTCTGGTCGGGTTTGCCTTGGCCGGCGCTTAGGGGCTCTAATTCGAGCGTACCTCAGCGGTGAAGACGCTCAATTCGGTCACCGTACTTTGACCCTGACGATGGTGGAGAGTCCGGGCCTTAACAGGCTCACGTCGGTACCGGGTCGGAATCGGATTTTTACCGGCACGCGCCGTACGATCTTGGTGA
This region includes:
- a CDS encoding cobyric acid synthase; amino-acid sequence: MTARTLMVQGTTSDAGKSTLVTALCRLLARRGVKVAPFKPQNMALNSAVTEDGGEIGRAQAVQARAAGLPPHTDMNPVLLKPNTDTGAQVIVQGKAIGNLNAREYHDYKRIVRRAVLESYERLAARFDAIVVEGAGSPAEINLREGDIANMGFAEAVDCPVVLIADIDRGGVFAHLVGTLALLSESERARVIGFVINRFRGDIALLQSGLDWLERETGKPVLGVLPYLHGLHLEAEDALPSSGGRGFTSGEIRNENEKLRVVVPVTPRISNHTDFDPLRLHPQVEFHFVYPGETPPPADLVILPGSKSVRADLAFLRANGWEAYLLRHLRYGGKLIGICGGFQMLGREIHDSAGLEGKAGTSSGFGWLDMVTVLEPEKQLRNVRGRLVLDDAPVTGYEIHSGLTEGPALVRPFVRLEDRNDGACSADGQIMGTYLHGLFESSAATDAILRWAGLTEPETPDYVATREAEIDRLADAVAAHLDMPAIERLLGIAPREACA
- the cbiB gene encoding adenosylcobinamide-phosphate synthase CbiB; amino-acid sequence: MSAILAMTAVVLDNLFGEPRRFHPLVGFGRLANALETRWNSSQTRQGTGARFQGALAVLLLTVPPTALAACLASIPTLGPAFAVLALYAALGLRSLGEHAQAVQDALAAGDLVEARRRVGYMVSRDTGDMNAGDVARAAVESVLENGNDAVFGTLFWFMVAGAPGAVLYRLANTLDAMWGYKSERFFHFGWAAARLDDVLNYVPARLTALTYVVLGNARTAWSCWCSQAGGWESPNAGPVMAAGAGALRLSLGGPARYRGEWHARPALGLGPRPGDEDIARAVALVRRGGWLWLALWFAGGVLDA
- a CDS encoding histidine phosphatase family protein, whose product is MSEKRVRIDLLRHGETVGGTRFRGSLDDPLTEEGFRQMEHAVAERGPWDTIVTSPLSRCAVFAESLAQRLSIPLQVDERLKEIHFGDWEGLTYAEVMATAPLALTRFMDDPLRYPPPGGESLEAFRGRILAALQDHLESINLGRRLLFVTHGGVIRVLLCRARNWPFSRLFEFDVPHASFFRLCGNGQHCEELPP
- the cobT gene encoding nicotinate-nucleotide--dimethylbenzimidazole phosphoribosyltransferase, which produces MNSDLAWLKEPVARPDENAARLAAERQAMLIKPPGALGRLEALAIRLAAWQRTPKPTADRVRIVVFAGDHGVTEEGVSAFPQSVTAAMVNQFARGGAAISVLARTLGAELEVINLGTVEETGSVPGVLDLRLGLGTANFLRGPAMTERQLAEALRAGRDAAARASSAGIRIFIGGEMGIGNTTAAAALGAALLGETPEALAGPGAGLDTEGVRRKAEIIRRALDRHGSYLADPLEVLRRLGGFEIAALAGAFVTCAQRGLPVLVDGFICTAAALAAERLCPRVSGWFLYAHASAEPGHARMLAALDGKPLLDLGMRLGEGSGAAVALPLLRLVCTLHAGMATFEEAGIAGKSS
- a CDS encoding adenosylcobinamide-GDP ribazoletransferase, which translates into the protein MSGLRPFLIALQFLTRLPVRLESPPDGAALGRSLLFYPLVGLGLGLTLAMLAELLAETGGWLPAAIVLTVWVVLTGALHLDGLADSADAWVGGLGDQERTLAIMKDPRSGPVAVVVVVLVLLLKIAALEQVIARQDWTALVLAPVLGRAAPLLLFLTMPYVRPGGLGSELARHLPCRGGIAVLSATFAGTLAAAGIRGFWPLLATAALFFWLRLSMIRRIGGTTGDTAGATIELIECAVLVGFALAGA
- the cobU gene encoding bifunctional adenosylcobinamide kinase/adenosylcobinamide-phosphate guanylyltransferase, with amino-acid sequence MKELILGGVRSGKSRLAERRALDSDLAVTYIATARVRDEGMRRRVEEHRRRRPSDWDLVEEPLELAAALRARADEKRCLIVDCLTLWLTQLLCETDSTRLAREREALIEALPHLPGHIILIGNETNMGVLPAGELSRRYCDEAGLLHQALAEVCDRVILTVAGLPWVLKGEKL
- a CDS encoding adenosylcobinamide amidohydrolase yields the protein MDGGRLAISSAVSGGGLGIVEWILNAQVPSDYRRTDPAAHVAEIAAACGLARTGAGLLTACDVRGYRRASDGGVVADATVGIGQPIWAADDAPSRDYRPGTINLVVQIPVRLSEAALVNAVATATEAKTQALWRAGVSGTGTATDAVCVLCPQDGRAEPFAGPRSVWGARLARAVYAAVSEGLGAGE
- the cobD gene encoding threonine-phosphate decarboxylase CobD, which gives rise to MLEHGGRLRIAAKRYEIPLTDWLDLSTGINPGGWPVPALPAEVWARLPEDGDGLENAAASYYGCDRLLPVAGSQAAIQALPTLLPARQVGIIRPGYAEHAHAWRRAGHKVIGVAPEVLARGPGPVPWDVLVAINPNNPTGHRFAPEVLLAWHERLAERGGWLVVDEAYMDPTPEFSLAPYCPRPGLIVLRSLGKFFGLAGARVGFLLAEPDLLERLAALLGPWTVPGPSRWVAREALSDLRWQEAARESLPEASRRLAELLADAGLQPAGGCALFQWCSGAKAAQRHEALARQGILTRRFADPPGLRLGLPGSDAAWERLATALRA